The Larus michahellis chromosome 8, bLarMic1.1, whole genome shotgun sequence nucleotide sequence tgactgggaccccaccaaagtggtcctgagcctgttgaagttctctccaacaggagagaggtACTGGCCCCAGAAGCCACGTGGGCTcgttgcctgcggggagaggcacgcagagactctggctgccagagccgaggaatcccccaggagcagggccctccatcccaccacgcttcccagacccagtgggtcagccaggcccgcagcagccagagctggccaagccagagccccaccgccacgctcctccctgtccaatgaggaacaccaccttagccttctgctgcccagggcaccccaaccgAGGGGCAGGGCCTGCGttacgcggggctgtccccggccatgctgcctgcggccgaggcagccctgctgacagagtgctctggcttgcagcagtggcatggcgatgtgggatgtgatacttaccacccctcagactttggagaagatcttaaaggagctcctcagcaaacagagCCTAGTCCCTTCGGACGCAGAGAAGGCCTGCATCACTCACTTGGCTGTGAGttatctggagaaaagtgaaaagaccttGGTCACCTTCAGcgcgccctgcaggctctgccggtatctcactgctgtgtttgtttcagctggcggCCTCCATTGAGTTGCAGTCCGAGGATTTTAGTGACATGTATCAGAGGCATATAAGCCTGGTgacagtctccctgtttctcagacgcCTCATCGAGCTGTCGGAGAGACCTGACATGGTGAGCGGGGCAGCGTCAAGAGGAGGCATGTTGGCAGCCggggcagtgggtgaggtggtgctttggccgtggctgggagacagagtggggtggctgctccaaatgccttccctgccatggtggggcctggcggctgccggggacGCTTTCCAGGCACGAATGGCTACCAAGCCGTCTGCCCCTTTgggcctgtgggaaaagggggcggctgagcaggggacggggagtctttgctttcctgctctccctgccctacccctgctctcccgcgtccccctcactgtgcccatggccaccacctagcaggaggctgctgcagagattcctgtgccaccagctgccaggatgccaggcaggaggctggtgctcagtgaccagtgcatttttgccagggtggtctttgaccgtttcacaaaaaagaaactgtctttcatacaggcaagaaaaatgctggtcatcCTGCCATGCATCAGGGAGTTGCTCGAGGATGGCCACTCCAATATCAAGACGGATGTCCtggtcatctttagaaatgtgatgcgtcacctggagaggaaggaggccagcgccattgctgtgcagcttgcagagaagctcctgcccctctttgacgctgtaaggctgatgggggagactgagccctgcagatgggcactctgcaatgagagctgcccttcagctcagccccgtgggcagcactcggagcagggtctgctcccccgggctctgctgggaaggcttctgggctttgcagcccagcacggcttctccctcctgcagaatctgaccccggagcatctcccctcacatctgccatgctcacgCCCGTGGGCTAATGCTCACAGTAAGCAGGGAGCGGCTCTTTCTCaagtccccctctccttctccctaccaggagtccagccggctgcaagagctctccatcagcctcttcagagacctggtggaggctgtggtggggaatgaCAGGAAGAGTATGAAGAAGGAAGTGCAAAGGGGCGTGCTCCCGCTCTTCTTTCACACGCAGGACAAGACGGACAGCGTGTCCaaggtacagatttcaaagcgggccagtgacacagggaagggtgtgctgacTCCCTGGGCATTGGGggcaagagctcccagctccccaagggcaggatgatgccaggaacaaagccaagaggaggggggctgccagggctccttccccagactgtggtgccatctcccggcttttgccgctctgcaggcctccagggaagccctctgtgctgcagcagatctcctcaagtggaaaaaactcaaagacctggtgcagccacagcagacatggaggaCTGTCGAGCGCTCGGTGAGGACAACGCCCAATCCCCCGGCCCCAGGCTGGACGAGGGCTGCCCCCTGGGTCTGGAGCGTCGGCTGTGTAGCTGTgcctcggctgccctgctccagcccggagcccacagcctgcagctgcacccttcttgcctgtcctcaagaacagagcccccaggggctcttctccaggcctttctgcccttcctgcacccaccaggagggaggggtcccagcaacaggggtgctgggaggagagacgtgtccggataactggggagacacggtgacatgcccataccattgctctctccagctggtgcgggacaggaggagggccgaagaatacatggagcagagcctgccatacctgaacaatgcccaggccatcttgcgagaggcagccgtcaggttcatcggtgagcaccggggtccctcttctgccagcgtggccccagtccccgctgctgcactggcagtgaggggcagccctgtggctgccagagcccagctgattcatgcagggccttggcgtccctctcccagacctgcccacgcaggtgggctcgctgggagccttgctcggtcccactgccctcggggactgtccttccctggggtcagccctgctgaggggcggcaggagggtgtgcagccaggctggcagggccaggggccgtgctgccgggctgcgctggggagcagggggtctgacgAAGCTCTGTGCCTAGGGATCACTGCGCGGCACCTGGGGAAccgaaatgagaagctgcaggatatctgcgacggtgagcaggggcagtgctgtgctggctggggctggtgcagcaggggacagagagcctgggcagggggctgccgtccctggccctgctccaggaaaacgcttcaggggcagaggcacatgtcacgggcacatggggcattcctgagcagcagcttccggctggtctcttggtctcacctgctcctcctggccagagaaagagacggacggggctggcatgggagggtctctgcagacagcgcagtttcaccactgctctgtttctttctgtcacagccctccagcccttggtgaacgacgctgaaccctcagtccggtccctggcatctcagaccttgatgaccctgggaacacgaaggaagcagccaacatcatggtggtccctacgaacactgtgctgctggctctgcagagacagggagaggtgaaataagcctctggaaaacggctgtgtttgaataattcttccgttttaataaagctggaacaagcagcccactgccacggcgtccttcccatggggaccaccctgagtgtgccgagcagacagtgtcactcctggcctctgccgctgcctgcaggacagctcatcccccagcacaccctggccccagtcttggttgacaacaagttgaccccttctttgggctttcccctcaaagaagccgtgtttgttcgtcccctgtgcaagtcttttctttggggaggcagagggcaaaggggcaaTGGCGGACCCTGGAGAAAGCGAGCtcgcctgcacagctgcccatcgcccccacttcccagtagcccatggcagcacagcacgcactgatgcagggtgtcctcgcaccaaagccccagcagcgctgctggaccacaaaacccagaggggagcaggaggagggaagctgtacctcacccttcccctcctgacacatgccagggcatgaaaaggcacccacgctcggccacgctgccgagtcgccatttgtcccggtgttgggaagtggccacctctggcgtgctcctggggtgaaggactccagcccccagcactctgcggggatgtgccagctctgctcaagctgtcggctggaagagcgaaaggcaccaggaggagtcgcaccctgcgccacctgcagccagaaatcggcagaggaaaatggtgaggtgaaggccagggccaggagcggagggcgggaatcgctcttctcaggagcctcttctgcttgtaccaaaaccagccctcttctccccactccttggaggcctctcttccccttgggctgctgagagatgacctgtgctgtggaggcttccagcggagcaggcatgctcttaatgcaaactgcatcgacaccgctgaaacttgccttttgctcggcaagtacagggcagcagaggcttgtcacaagcactgctctgggagacacagcccgttggcatctgctccggacacagagctggtcagcacaaacagggcaggtccagaccttccctttacagcttcagtggggtctgaagtggttttcaaaacagagatgtgaaccaaggaaatgcttacttgtgcgacctgtttcttctaatgaacaggtttgccaatcccttgggcatttttactatctacacggtgggagagagccgtagaaggtaggggggtgcacgagagctggttaatattcaagcaccacttcctccaagatcaagatcggtgcatccctaggagcaagaaatcaggcaaaggaggcaggaaacccgcatggaggagcaaggagcttttagaaaaactcaggttgaagaaagaagtttacacaatgtggaaaaaggaactggccacttgggaggaatagaggaacgctgtcagagtaggcagggatgcaacgaggaaggctaaggcccacttggaattaaacctggcaagggatgtcaaggacaatgagaagggcttcttccagtacctcagtagtaaaaggaagactagggaaaatgtgggcccactgctgaatgaggtgggggccctggtgatggaggatgcagagaaggcggagttgtgaagaagaagtgccgccttcgcttcggcctttactgctaaggccggccctccggaatcctacaccctggaggtaagagagagagcctggagtaaggaagactcttccttaattgaggaggatcgggttagagatcatttaggccaacgcgacacccacagatctgtgggccctgatgggatgcacccacgagtgctgagggagatggcagatgttattgcgaagctgctctccatcatcttggcaaagtcatggagaacaggagaggtgcctgaggactggaggaaagcaaacatcacgccagtcttcaaaaagggcaagaaggaggacccgtgaaactacaggccagtcagcctgagctccatccctggaaaggtgatggaagagctcgttctggatgtcatctctaagcatgtagaggaaaacgagggtactgggaggggtcaacatggattcaccaaggggaaatcctgcttgaccaatctgacacccttctacgatggcacgactggctgggcggatggggggagagcactggacgtcgtctacctcgacttcagcaaggcttttgatgctgtctcccctttattttgcttcaattattaagcggttattacctcaacccaccagaatgcccacacagcccattcggcccgtgcctttggcctccaaccctcacattgctcactccagccaggagaggtgctgtgtggtaacaaagccagctcaggctgcaaccaagaggttcccctccttttcagggcccaaggcaccattgttcgcatctagcccatgtcttccatgcccaaagatgccTTTTCTCGGACAAAATCCTCACCTTGAGGGCCCCCAtccgccttccctgccccaacggccttccctcagggctcacaggccctggggcgggtccaacccctgaaggcggagccagttgcctggcagcacccgcccaggaggggaggtggcagcccgggacagccaatcgcctcaggggaggcggggcaaggcatgcaattgactggaagcaggcagccaatcagaggaaacatccccagagggcagggcgggcactggtgtgcgagaagggagcgacgcctcaggcagccaataagagagagcatcacctcaggggagggtgggcccagtgggcccaaaaccagggcacagtgacagcccaggtggccaatcagagatgaagggcaggcactgcagcctgccacctggggccaatcagcggcagcatcgcctcaggggaggagactgacagcgctatgagggtgaagacctgggtcagggcaatcccaggcacaagtgcaggttgcccggggaggtcgtggctgccccatgcctggaactgtgttcaaggccaggttggacggggctttgagcagcctggtctagtgagaggtgcccctgcccaggggaggggcttggaactagatgatctttaaggtcccttccagcccgagccattctgtgattctgtgtgtgacactttctcctggcaagaggaggccccttggccaggacagggtccccgggtccctggtgttgcctgccagggctggggcaaggggccctgccgcgattgagagacgggacgctgcttgatgcaagcaagatgtcagtttattagacgcgtcggaaagcttttatacagctacttaacagttacataaattacacaaattctatcatttctaattggcttagctctaaatgtttcattacaataatccctcctacctgcggtttcgctacatgctagaagctacagttttggaatgtgctaaaagctacagtgataacttgttgcctactccctacttcttcaaggttatttatctcagacctgcaaggccagttgttccctggctcctcagatttatttgtctcaggtctgcaaggtcggcataccctcgaatttcttgcatacttgtacttttctgctagccgcccccaacaggGCCCTGCCAGTTGCTACCTGCTGGGACTTGGTCTCCTCCGGTTAGGGTACGTTCCTCTGCAGACGTGGAATGCAGAATGTATCAATGCTACAGAAATGGatggcctttcattttgcaagtaaagggaagagcggggcttggcacagctgctggtctcagagacacagccaattttctctgctctgaacaccggaggagtcttagcccatcagtacaaacaggacgaatgcagaccttccctttgcaacttcagtgtggtcgggagttgttctgaacacagagaggTGTCAGTCGAGGAAATATTCTTATGACTTACTGCTCCCAATGAACTGATCCCTTTGGCGTTTCCCATATCTACAGCCAATACGaaccaaaaatcaacaggacCACCTGTTTCCACTCCGATATTATTTCCGACCAACAAACCTCTTGTTTGGAGTGTTACCGTAAGCCggcgattaaggactctctaagactcaattttggagtgttaggaagcaggcattctttactgcGGCGCTGGGTGCACAGGGGATCGCTCTGcccagtgtgtgtgctgagttgCTCCACTACAAAGGTCGTGAGCGATCAGAATGTACATAttcatcacatttcccagaagtgattaccatattcatattatcacctagaactcattaatacatgtaaatgtccttgacgcatgcgcatccatgtccattggtggtctgccagggtcctctgctggtcgtcgatagtcttcctcaccgtgtccgcTGGCTGAACGCAGTCTTTGTGCAGACTCAGTTCGTCTTTCGGCTCtagtttgcaactcctgttctcaccaaagtagcttgttctagcacctctccctacctattctacccaagcatacaatgtctcaagactcccttgtatccaactaaacccagcagatgcctaacccatccgcttacagagcatttcaaacttggctacagtattccagcaaggagggaaccagatgttctttgcccctttttctggatgctctgcttccatgtctttcatgcCGCCCCGGGGAAtgcccggcccctccctgcccaggtggcgGGTCACAGCGGGGCCCTTTGTGACCTCACCTTGTGACACGCCACGGCTCGGCATGtggtcagcgtggctgcaggcccccacccgcagtgtccggcaggacggcgacgggacagggcaggagcacggagccggcgagcagcccccgagcgcagcccacgtctttccccgccgcccccggcagccccacggtgccgaggcgttttgccaaagcttcctccttccccacccctttcctccgtcctgcgggatggcagagagaccccccagccgcccctgggtggcctgggagaagatggaggctcccgaGAGGCGCAGCCCTCCACCGCAGCCCTATGAGGTGACCGAGGTCCAGCCGCTGCAgataggtgaggggggggccctgttggtctgggcagggctggggccagcgagcgcaccctgctcaaCGCCGGGATCACGTTTTTCCTGGCACGCTGGCAGTGggcgtcccatgggtgctgggcatgatgctgcctgaaggccggggctgctcagggctgggagctggccccagcacagcctctcccaaggaggacgagagcaggggggacccagctcctgcttcagggcacgggcagccagaggccgctgggcaggcaggaggcagtgatgctgcgggacggggacctttcctgaccatcagcaagggagttcctcagcccggggcactgggggctttccctgctgcgccgtgctccaacatggcagcccgtctgccgggcactctccggccctgacatgcaagggaagaacgcgccaggggagcgggcacagggctggatggagggcagacctccgtcctctgctctcctgccaccagcccctctccacagcctccctgctctcctcctttattagatgccacatggttatgcgtgtacaaagaggaaaaggaaaacgtggatttcatccaggcctttgtcaactgcccagagcaggtaagtgtggccatttcaactgcagctgtgccggcatctcctgactggagctctgctgccaggctgctggaggtgtgctggctgggcagggctgcttctcccagctctcccccacagcactgcacccCCAGCGCTCGGGTCCCGCTGGCCACGTGGCCCCCCTCTCACgctccatttgtctctctgtccccacacctgccagGACGATGACCAGAAGATGGAGTTTCTTAACAGCATCTCCATGCTGTGCAGAACTGCCAAGTCCCGTGGCTTGTCACGGGGCCTCGATGTCTTCTGCCACACATACAAGCTGGCAGAGAATGTCAAGGTGAGAGCACGCCAGGCggctctggagaagggggcaaggccccccagcaccctgtgaggAGAGCACTTGGGCAGGGCGAGAGTCTGGTGGCAACCATCccggttgtgctctgcaggtgctgctggaaaaggagccccgggacaatctgatcacagcagtgcggtggaaagccatccttgccatcaccgaactggggtacctgcccatccctgccccagagcccgtgtcCACCTGCGCGAGGCCTcgaggcactgctcccagcaccagtgtccgactggcccctctctctctttgcagctcagtcgagagagtgctggagggcagagagaaaggcctcctagaagcctgcttcgcgagtattttggcccttccaccagaagcggaaatgcaggacctggacattccactctacctctgggtaagtgctgggtgagctccaggagccccagtccttcctggctcctccctggccaccccatgctgtgatacgaccagagatccaaggcagggcagagtctcggctttgctttcccaacctcatccctttgtcccttcccttaggcctggccacgtccagtgcggcaggctgctctgcctgcagcaggttgtctgcccttgggtctctcctgggcaccgcgaggcagcgcgggagtcctcccttggctctgggagttcagatcagtcttctgggggtgagagggacagcagaatcactggtacaactctttgccctccttgcagaccctgaaagacatggacatcatgctgcagaagttggtgctcagctgttcggtcccc carries:
- the LOC141747704 gene encoding uncharacterized protein LOC141747704, with translation MLTVSRERLFLKSPSPSPYQESSRLQELSISLFRDLVEAVVGNDRKSMKKEVQRGVLPLFFHTQDKTDSVSKASREALCAAADLLKWKKLKDLVQPQQTWRTVERSLVRDRRRAEEYMEQSLPYLNNAQAILREAAVRFIGITARHLGNRNEKLQDICDALQPLVNDAEPSVRSLASQTLMTLGTRRKQPTSWWSLRTLCCWLCRDRER